TTATCGGTGAGGCTGCGAAGGAGGGGCTCAAACTCGCCCAATACGAGGCGAACCACGCGGGGCTGTGGAAGCTCAACCGCACGATCGGTACAGTCCCAGAGAAGGTTGTGGAGGCCCTCTCCGAGGGCTCCCGCCTCGTGGCGTACGAGTTGAAGCGCTCGCCGCTTCACGGGCTTACCCGACGGGCAGCTCGGGTGGCCGATGCCGCGGTTGATATGGCCCGCGCCGGCATCAGCCTCGGCTCGTACGAGCTGACAAAGCGGGGTTAGCGGGAAGCGTCCTGCTGTTCTTTCGCCATGCGGGCGGCGGTGCGCCGGCGCTTCCGCAACTGCTCCAAGCGCTCCTCGAGGAGGACATCCAACTCCTCGATGGTGCGACGCTCCCGCAGCATGTCCCAGTGAGTGCGCGGGGGCTTCGTCGGCTTCGCCTCAACCCCGTCGCCCTCCATGAGAGTTCCGACCTGGCCGTTCTTGCACATCCACTCTTCGGGTAGCTCCGCATCGTCGGCAAAGGGGACGTCGAAAACTTCGCCGTCCGGCGTCCGATACTTCGCCATGCGGCGCGGTGCGAGATCATGGTCGCGGTCCGTTTCGTAGCTCACGGCGCCCATGCGGCTACCACGCAAAACACGATCGGCCATTCAGTGTCCCTCCTACGTTTGCCTTATGCCCCGGCCGGTGGAGGGCCGGAGACAGTCGATAAGTGTAACGCTTGGCCCCGCTCGATTGTTCCCGGGTCGCCGGCGGCGACCTCGCCCGGTGATAGGCTGTCACCATGCCAGCCCGCGGAGTCCGCCTTCCCACCTGTCAGTGGTGCGGGGCCGAATTGATGCAGCCACAGGGGAGGGGCCGGCGTAGGAAGTATTGCAGTGACTCCTGCAAGCAACGCGCGTATGAGCACCGCCTCAGCGTTGGCGGGGGACGCTCGCCCCAGCAGACGGCAGATGCGGTGATCATGAGCCCGGAACGAGTTGCGACACTGCGCGATCAGTTATTCCAGGTGAGGTGCGCTGCCGAAGATATCGCGACCGCATATGAGGATGGCGCGGATAGCGAAGAAATTCGTCACTTGTGTGACGAATTAATAGTTCTAACCAAGACGGCAGAAGGGTTAGGGTAGCAAGGGTGAATGAATCTACGGCTCGAGCCAAGAAACCGATCGTGATCATCGGTGCTGTGTTTATCGCGATGGCAGCGTCCGTCGCAATCGTCCCGTTGCTCCTCGCACTCATTTCTGGCGGCCACGGGGTGAAGACCGAAGGTATCGACGCCGCAAAGCTCAAGCCCGCTACGGCGGATCTCGACGGCACGTGGACAGTCTCGTCCGCGCCCGGGTCCAATCACACGTCGGCAGGTTTCACCTTCTACGAGATCCTGCCCGGTGAGAAGAAGGTTACTTCCGGATCTACCCGCGACGTCACCGGGACCGTGGCCGTCGACTCAGGCACACTCGTCTCCGGTGACATCCACGTGGACGTCGCCAGCGTGACTACAGACAGCGACGTGCGCGACTCGAACGTCCGCCGTTCCATCTTGCACACCGACGAGTTCCCAGAAGCGACGTTCGTGCTCACGCAGCCCGTCGACGTGTCCCAGTTACCCGGCGACGGTTCCGTGGCTTCCGTCGATCTCACTGGGGATCTCACCATCCACGGCCAGACGAAGTCTGTCACCCAGCAATTCTCGGTCGCGCGATCCGGGGACTCCGTAATTGTTGCCGGGTCGATTCCGGTCAAGCGCTCCGATTTCGGAGTCGAGTCACCCGACTTCGTTGCCGCCAAGATCGCCGAAGAAGGCAGCGTCGATATCCGGCTCAACCTCTCCAAGTGATTGTCCGATAATGTACATTATGTCAAGTAGCTCCTCTTAGCGGCTCCCCGCCCGCCGGCGCGCGGTGAAGGTGATCTGCACGACGTCGAGCATCCCCATCCGCGCCAGCGCCTCCCGCACCGCGAATTGCCACCGCCACAATCTGCGGTACACGGGGTCGTAGCCGTCGGCAGCGGCCTCGCGCAGATGAGCGTCGAATAACTCGCGCTGCAGACGCAGCGATTCGGCCAGGTGGCCGGGCGCGTGAGTACACGCCACCATGCGAAGCGGCGTCGCCCTGTCAACGATCTGGCCTATGTCTTCTACTGCGCAATACGACAACGCGGGCCATACATATGCGCGCAGCGAATCGACCGCCGCGTCCGCGGCCTTGGTGTAGCTCGGGGTCTGCACGATCGTTTGCAGCGCCACCCGCCCTCCCGGGCGCACAAGGCGGCCGATTGACCGCAGATAGGCTTCCTTGCTCTTGTCTGACAGAGTCTCCAGCTTCTCTGCGGCCACAACAGCGTCGTAGGAGCCCACCCTGCCGCCGTGCGAACCGCCGAGCTCGACACGAACGGCGTCGTCAACCCCCTCGTACACTAAGTGCTCCGCCAGGGAGCGGGCCATCGCGGGGTCGGTCGTAAGGGAGTCGACCGTTCCCCGGCGGTGCGCTGCGAGCACGGCGAGCGTCCCGCCGGACGACGGGTATTCAATGAGGTGCGTTCCGGGCCCGGCCCCGCAGGCGTCGAGAAGCATCTCGGCCGAGCGACGCTGGGCGTCCCCCAAGTCGCCTCGTTCGGGCCCCACGGGGTCACTATAATTCGTCACGTCGACGAAATAAGCCGCCGGTTCACCGCGTCGACCCGCACCCGGAGTGTGTGAGCGGAACTTGACACGCTCGCTCGTCGCCACGCCCGTCGCAAAATGCCCGGCGAAACTGCTCGTCCCGTCGCCGGCGTAGTGCTGGACTAGGTCCGGCGGAATGTCACCGCTCGGGCGAGCGTGCTCGCATGAGCTCAGGCTCCAACGCGGGGTCGCGCGCGGTCTGTACCCGGCGGATATGAGGGCCACGATGGCGTCAACAAGCGACTGCGTACTTGGCGTGGCCCACTCGGCAGCCATATAGCTTTCGGCGAGCCCGACCCAGCCCGAGACGGCGAGACGAGGAAAGAGCTCGGCCCTTTCAACTGTGAGATCCGCTCCTTCCCCTTCGCCTACTTCCAAACCCGCGGACGAGCACGCGCGGGCGAAGGACATTTCGGCGACGCGGGCACGCAACCCGGTACATGGTCCGCGCGGGGGGCGAGCGACTCCAGGCCAGGCGGTGGCATCGACGGCGTCAAGGTGCGGGGGAACAGTCCGGTTTGAGGCCACGTTCTTCACCTTAAGACGTATCGCGGGCGCAGCGGTTCAGGCGCGACGGGGTTCAAATAGACGCATCCGCCCGACGGCGTATGATAGCTGCGGTAGCCCGAGCTAATACCACAAAGAACCATTAAAGGAAGGTACTCCATGGCTGATACGGTCGTACGCCCCGCAGGCAACCGCCATCACGTCGTCATCATCGGCGCTGGTTTTGGCGGGGTCTTCGCAGCCCGCGAGCTCGCTGGTGCCGACGTTGACATCACCATCATCAACCGCACGAACCACCACCTCTTCGCCCCGCTGCTTTACCAAGTTGCCACCGGCCTTCTCTCCCCTGGGGAGATTGCGACGTCCGTTCGCCAGATTTTCGCCCACCAGGACAACATCAACGTCGTTCGTGGAGATGTCGTCGATATCAACGTTGAGTCGCAAACCGTCACCTCCGTCGAAGGCGAGTACACGCGGACCTACGGTTACGATTCGCTCATCGTTGCGGCGGGCGCTGGCCAGTCCTACTTCGGCAACGACCATTTTGCGGAGTTCGCCCCGGGCCTGAAGACTTTGGACCATGCGCTCGAGATCCGCTCCCGCATCATCAGCGCTTTCGAGCGCGCGGAGGTCGCAGGGACCGCCGAGGAACGCGAGCGCCACCTCAATATCGTCATCGTCGGCGCCGGCCCAACCGGTGTTGAGCTGGCGGGGCAGATCGCCGAGATGGCGCACCGCTCCTTCGACGGCTTGTACTCCAACTTCGTCCCCTCGCAGGCGCGCATCACGCTTATCGACGGCATGCCGCAGGTCCTTCCGCCTTTCGGCAAGCGCCTGGGCCGGAAGGCGCAGCGTGAGCTGGAGAAGAAGGGCGTCACGGTCGTTCTCAACGCCATGGTCAGCAACGTGGACGCGACGTCCGTGACCTACAAGGACACCAAGTCCGGCGATGAGGTCACGATCCCGACGACCACGAAGATTTGGTCCGCCGGTGTTCAGGCGTCCCCGCTTGGCACCCTGGTCGCCGGCCAGGTCGGTGTCGAGGCAGAGCGCAACGGCAAGGTGCCGGTCAACGCGGATCTGACCGTCGGCGACAGGTCCAACGTGTACATCATTGGTGACATGATGAGCCGCGACCGCCTCCCGGGCGTTGCCCAGGTGGCTATCCAGTCCGGCGAGTACGTGGCCCGCATCATCCGCGAGCAGGTCGAAAACGATGTTGCCCCCGCTGAGCGCGACCCCTTCAGCTACTACGACAAAGGTTCGATGGCCATCGTCTCCCGCTTCGACGC
The nucleotide sequence above comes from Corynebacterium capitovis DSM 44611. Encoded proteins:
- a CDS encoding RNA polymerase-binding protein RbpA; translated protein: MADRVLRGSRMGAVSYETDRDHDLAPRRMAKYRTPDGEVFDVPFADDAELPEEWMCKNGQVGTLMEGDGVEAKPTKPPRTHWDMLRERRTIEELDVLLEERLEQLRKRRRTAARMAKEQQDASR
- a CDS encoding YceI family protein, whose product is MNESTARAKKPIVIIGAVFIAMAASVAIVPLLLALISGGHGVKTEGIDAAKLKPATADLDGTWTVSSAPGSNHTSAGFTFYEILPGEKKVTSGSTRDVTGTVAVDSGTLVSGDIHVDVASVTTDSDVRDSNVRRSILHTDEFPEATFVLTQPVDVSQLPGDGSVASVDLTGDLTIHGQTKSVTQQFSVARSGDSVIVAGSIPVKRSDFGVESPDFVAAKIAEEGSVDIRLNLSK
- a CDS encoding SAM-dependent methyltransferase, which translates into the protein MASNRTVPPHLDAVDATAWPGVARPPRGPCTGLRARVAEMSFARACSSAGLEVGEGEGADLTVERAELFPRLAVSGWVGLAESYMAAEWATPSTQSLVDAIVALISAGYRPRATPRWSLSSCEHARPSGDIPPDLVQHYAGDGTSSFAGHFATGVATSERVKFRSHTPGAGRRGEPAAYFVDVTNYSDPVGPERGDLGDAQRRSAEMLLDACGAGPGTHLIEYPSSGGTLAVLAAHRRGTVDSLTTDPAMARSLAEHLVYEGVDDAVRVELGGSHGGRVGSYDAVVAAEKLETLSDKSKEAYLRSIGRLVRPGGRVALQTIVQTPSYTKAADAAVDSLRAYVWPALSYCAVEDIGQIVDRATPLRMVACTHAPGHLAESLRLQRELFDAHLREAAADGYDPVYRRLWRWQFAVREALARMGMLDVVQITFTARRRAGSR
- a CDS encoding NAD(P)/FAD-dependent oxidoreductase, with the protein product MADTVVRPAGNRHHVVIIGAGFGGVFAARELAGADVDITIINRTNHHLFAPLLYQVATGLLSPGEIATSVRQIFAHQDNINVVRGDVVDINVESQTVTSVEGEYTRTYGYDSLIVAAGAGQSYFGNDHFAEFAPGLKTLDHALEIRSRIISAFERAEVAGTAEERERHLNIVIVGAGPTGVELAGQIAEMAHRSFDGLYSNFVPSQARITLIDGMPQVLPPFGKRLGRKAQRELEKKGVTVVLNAMVSNVDATSVTYKDTKSGDEVTIPTTTKIWSAGVQASPLGTLVAGQVGVEAERNGKVPVNADLTVGDRSNVYIIGDMMSRDRLPGVAQVAIQSGEYVARIIREQVENDVAPAERDPFSYYDKGSMAIVSRFDAVVKMGKVEISGFLGWIMWLVVHVSFLASQRNRLVSLFTWTLNAVTPERYNLATTLQQMHGRTALEKLRGVSGEGDQLQEIRDTNGEN